In Streptomyces sp. NBC_00306, a single genomic region encodes these proteins:
- a CDS encoding tachylectin-related carbohydrate-binding protein — protein MASTTRQRQRTLIAATTAAAAVLPLLIAMPGTAHAADAATCAPNGKTYVVNSVGSLLQYTMATPLSGSTFSAYSTAGAGWGAYGKVLAGPKGEFYAFKSDGTYYAHRTDSGTWDINPKKISTALGWLGNAADREQATVDRDGWLWVADNLGQLYAYRYDPTIGTSGGLKSLKILDKGWDRYNLITAGDKGVLYGRATDGRLYRSRYDVTSQRWIERHVLVGSAAWGNFKTITAGGGDTLVAVQTSGEALYYRYDENTRTWPVLAKQVAAGGWQNFPNVTSRPDNCSLVADHTPSMPPLTIEADSRVAVMQSSANTLEFAVADSLGQLSHGRAADSSDVNNVTWTVLSEGEAFSGTPSLSEQADGRIAVTAHNTSGSVWLRNQAAKSSAAWANWSDQAGAMAQHPVTAKTAGGLLVQFAVDGGRPWYRIQTAVNADFMGWMPLTGSGLAGALTPVVVRDGLQLFGRNTDGTLSTALFKDDGSLSAWTSLGAQTVTGAPAVVVYPGFRIGVFATDTTGNVLTTTQSAPGAPYTAWTQVDTVAAAGSPSAVLAPSGRTEIVVRGTDGNIHSTGETLPASGVWRSWKLVSQEVSATHPTAIVYGAGANRTWGYVFRAPDNQVRFYTAEQASFSARSLPALPVK, from the coding sequence ATGGCTTCCACAACCCGACAGAGACAGCGGACCCTGATCGCCGCGACCACGGCCGCGGCAGCCGTACTTCCACTTCTCATAGCGATGCCCGGCACGGCGCACGCAGCGGACGCGGCCACCTGCGCTCCCAACGGCAAGACCTATGTGGTCAATTCGGTGGGCTCTTTGCTTCAGTACACGATGGCGACGCCGCTGAGCGGTTCCACGTTCTCGGCATACAGCACAGCGGGAGCAGGCTGGGGGGCCTACGGCAAGGTGCTCGCGGGACCCAAGGGCGAGTTCTACGCCTTCAAGTCGGACGGCACGTACTACGCCCACCGCACGGACAGCGGCACCTGGGACATCAACCCCAAGAAGATCAGTACAGCGCTGGGCTGGCTGGGGAACGCCGCCGACCGTGAGCAGGCCACCGTCGACCGTGACGGCTGGCTGTGGGTGGCCGACAACCTCGGCCAGCTGTACGCGTACCGGTACGACCCGACGATCGGGACGAGCGGTGGATTGAAGTCGCTCAAGATCCTGGACAAGGGCTGGGACCGCTACAACCTGATCACCGCAGGTGACAAGGGCGTCCTCTACGGGCGCGCAACCGATGGCCGGCTCTACCGGTCTCGCTACGACGTCACCAGTCAGCGCTGGATCGAGCGCCATGTTCTCGTCGGCTCCGCGGCCTGGGGCAACTTCAAGACCATCACGGCGGGCGGCGGTGACACCCTGGTGGCGGTCCAGACAAGTGGCGAGGCGCTCTACTACCGCTACGACGAGAACACGCGCACCTGGCCGGTCCTTGCCAAGCAGGTTGCGGCTGGTGGATGGCAGAACTTCCCCAACGTGACCTCCCGACCGGACAACTGCAGCCTCGTCGCGGACCACACGCCATCCATGCCGCCGCTGACCATTGAGGCAGACAGCCGTGTCGCGGTCATGCAGTCCTCGGCCAACACATTGGAGTTCGCCGTCGCCGACTCGCTCGGCCAGCTGTCACACGGCCGTGCGGCGGATTCCTCCGACGTCAACAACGTGACATGGACCGTCCTCTCCGAAGGAGAGGCTTTCTCAGGAACGCCTTCGCTCTCCGAGCAGGCGGACGGCCGCATCGCTGTCACCGCACACAACACCTCCGGCAGTGTGTGGCTTCGCAACCAAGCCGCCAAGTCCAGTGCCGCTTGGGCGAACTGGAGTGACCAGGCGGGTGCGATGGCGCAGCACCCGGTGACAGCCAAGACGGCCGGTGGACTGCTGGTGCAGTTCGCAGTCGACGGCGGCAGGCCGTGGTATCGCATCCAGACCGCGGTCAACGCCGACTTCATGGGCTGGATGCCTCTCACCGGCTCGGGCCTTGCAGGGGCCCTGACTCCCGTCGTGGTACGCGACGGTCTCCAGCTCTTCGGCAGGAACACCGACGGCACGCTGTCCACCGCCCTGTTCAAGGACGACGGGAGCCTGTCCGCCTGGACCTCGCTCGGAGCGCAGACGGTCACCGGTGCACCCGCCGTGGTGGTCTATCCCGGCTTCCGTATCGGCGTGTTCGCTACGGACACCACAGGCAACGTGCTCACCACGACACAGTCAGCGCCCGGCGCCCCCTACACCGCGTGGACCCAGGTCGACACGGTCGCCGCAGCAGGCTCACCGAGTGCCGTACTCGCCCCTTCCGGCCGCACCGAAATCGTGGTTCGGGGCACGGACGGCAACATCCATTCCACCGGCGAGACCCTCCCGGCGTCCGGAGTATGGCGCTCCTGGAAGTTGGTGAGCCAAGAGGTCTCGGCCACCCACCCGACAGCGATTGTGTACGGCGCCGGAGCGAACCGGACATGGGGATACGTCTTTCGCGCACCCGACAACCAGGTGCGCTTCTATACCGCCGAGCAGGCGTCGTTCAGCGCGCGCTCGCTTCCCGCCCTTCCCGTGAAGTGA
- a CDS encoding tachylectin-related carbohydrate-binding protein, translated as MTQNSAHRSRRLAAITSAAAAALPLLIAIPGSAHAADAASCDANGPTFAVTAAGALQQYTMKTPLSGTFYAGPTGIGTGWNNFARVFAGPDGSFYGVKSDGLYYGHRNAAGTWDVAPKKVSNSFGFLAGAADRDQATVDRNGWFWVVDNAGVLRAYKYNAAAGSWDVSISKAHDNGWNRYNLITAVDAGVFYGRAATDGKLYRSRYDIASQRWIERHVLVSTSDWNQFKSLSSNGGDTLVATAKSSGEAYYYRFDENTRTWPVSRVKVGSSGWQNFRDVMAAPDNCRILANHTPAAPSLTQESYSRGSVMQSTAGSLEFAYTDNIGRLVHGRMADASDTGSVQWTTVSGNEAFTGTPSLAEEADGRVVVTGHNISGATSQLNQAAKSSADWAPWIDLAGAMTQHAVTAKTPSGLLVQFAADAGGKPWYRIQTAVNGDLKGWMPLAGSGFAGSFTTVTVRDGIQLFGRNASGVLSTALFTADGTLTAWSPLGTRAVTGTPAAVVYPGYRIRLFATDVDGKVVTAGQPAEGGTYGEWSQVGDLTVKGSPSAVISPLTGLTEIVARGADDNFIHNTGETTQASGVWRTWKQESFETSATEPTALTYTNSNGPAWAYSFRTSDNQTRLYTAQQTSAFSARSLPTPPAG; from the coding sequence ATGACGCAGAATTCCGCGCACAGATCCCGGCGCCTGGCCGCGATCACCTCGGCGGCCGCGGCCGCCCTCCCCCTGCTCATCGCGATACCCGGCAGCGCCCACGCCGCCGACGCCGCCAGCTGCGACGCCAACGGGCCGACGTTCGCCGTGACCGCGGCCGGGGCGTTGCAGCAGTACACGATGAAGACGCCGCTCAGCGGCACGTTCTACGCCGGGCCGACCGGGATCGGGACGGGCTGGAACAACTTCGCGCGCGTCTTCGCCGGGCCCGACGGCTCGTTCTACGGAGTCAAGTCCGACGGCCTCTACTACGGCCACCGCAACGCCGCCGGCACCTGGGACGTCGCCCCCAAGAAGGTCAGCAACAGTTTCGGCTTTCTCGCGGGCGCGGCCGATCGCGACCAGGCCACCGTCGACCGCAACGGCTGGTTCTGGGTCGTGGACAACGCCGGCGTGCTGCGCGCGTACAAGTACAACGCCGCCGCGGGCTCTTGGGACGTCAGCATCAGCAAGGCGCACGACAACGGGTGGAACCGCTACAACCTGATCACCGCCGTCGACGCGGGGGTCTTCTACGGGCGGGCCGCGACGGACGGGAAGCTCTACCGCTCCCGCTACGACATCGCGAGCCAGCGCTGGATCGAGCGACACGTCCTGGTGAGCACCAGCGACTGGAACCAGTTCAAGTCCCTCTCCTCCAACGGCGGCGACACCCTGGTCGCTACTGCGAAGAGCAGCGGCGAGGCGTACTACTACCGCTTCGACGAGAACACCCGCACCTGGCCGGTCTCCCGGGTCAAGGTGGGCAGCAGCGGCTGGCAGAACTTCCGGGACGTCATGGCCGCGCCCGACAACTGCCGCATCCTGGCGAACCACACCCCGGCCGCGCCTTCGCTCACCCAGGAGTCCTACAGCCGTGGCTCGGTGATGCAGTCCACCGCCGGTTCGCTGGAGTTCGCATACACCGACAACATCGGCCGGCTGGTGCACGGCCGAATGGCGGACGCGTCGGACACCGGCAGCGTGCAGTGGACCACCGTCTCGGGCAACGAGGCCTTCACGGGGACCCCCTCGCTCGCCGAAGAGGCCGACGGCCGGGTCGTCGTCACCGGACACAACATCTCCGGTGCGACCTCGCAGCTCAACCAGGCCGCCAAGTCCAGCGCCGACTGGGCTCCCTGGATCGATCTGGCCGGCGCGATGACGCAGCACGCGGTGACCGCGAAGACGCCGTCGGGGCTGCTCGTGCAGTTCGCCGCCGACGCGGGCGGCAAGCCCTGGTACCGCATCCAGACCGCGGTCAACGGTGATCTGAAGGGCTGGATGCCGCTCGCCGGCTCCGGCTTCGCCGGGTCCTTCACCACAGTGACCGTGCGCGACGGGATCCAGCTCTTCGGCCGGAACGCGTCGGGTGTGCTGAGCACGGCCCTGTTCACGGCGGACGGCACCCTCACCGCCTGGAGCCCGCTCGGCACCCGGGCCGTCACCGGCACGCCTGCCGCGGTGGTCTACCCCGGCTACCGCATCCGCCTCTTCGCCACCGACGTCGACGGCAAGGTCGTCACCGCCGGGCAGCCCGCCGAGGGCGGTACGTACGGCGAGTGGAGCCAGGTCGGCGACCTCACCGTCAAGGGCTCTCCGAGCGCGGTGATCTCTCCTCTGACGGGCCTCACCGAGATCGTCGCAAGGGGCGCGGACGACAACTTCATCCACAACACGGGTGAGACCACGCAGGCTTCCGGAGTCTGGCGCACCTGGAAGCAGGAGAGCTTCGAGACGTCCGCGACCGAGCCGACCGCGCTGACGTACACCAACAGCAACGGGCCTGCCTGGGCGTACTCCTTCCGCACGTCCGACAACCAGACGCGCCTCTACACCGCGCAGCAGACGTCGGCGTTCAGCGCGCGATCGCTGCCCACGCCTCCGGCCGGCTGA
- a CDS encoding GtrA family protein: protein MTVRGQMVRFALVGAVNTGTYYGLYLILLTWLPYVAAHVVAFVLSMIGSFFLTSYFTYRTRPTWRKFLLFPLTNAANFVVTTTGVYVLVDVLHFATHYAPLISAAAAIPITFVVSRTIMLRPEPASRERKREPERVRG, encoded by the coding sequence ATGACGGTCCGGGGCCAGATGGTCAGATTCGCCCTGGTGGGAGCGGTGAACACCGGGACGTACTACGGCCTGTACCTGATCCTGCTGACCTGGCTGCCGTATGTCGCGGCGCATGTGGTCGCTTTCGTGCTGAGCATGATCGGGTCGTTCTTCCTGACCTCGTACTTCACCTACCGCACCCGGCCGACCTGGCGGAAGTTCCTGCTCTTCCCGCTCACCAACGCGGCGAACTTCGTGGTCACGACGACGGGCGTCTACGTCCTGGTGGACGTGCTGCACTTCGCCACCCACTACGCACCGCTGATCTCGGCGGCGGCGGCCATCCCGATCACGTTCGTGGTCTCGCGGACGATCATGCTGCGTCCGGAGCCGGCGAGCCGGGAGAGGAAGCGGGAGCCGGAGCGGGTGCGGGGCTGA
- a CDS encoding glycosyltransferase family 2 protein, whose protein sequence is MLISIVVPCFNEEEIIGRFHDHVTAELSLLEQEFELVYVDDGSQDRTLPLLEEIAEADPRTRYVSFSRNFGKEAAMLAGLQHAEGDAVVIMDADLQHPPELVRRMLTLHEEGFDQVIARRTRTGDRVTRTVTARAYYWLINRLVDVELVDGVGDFRLLSRRTVDAILELTEYNRFSKGLFAWVGFRTTTFSYENALREQGRSKWSFGKLLNYGLDGLLSFNNKPLRAAVYLGLVLLTVAMAYSALIVGVAMVNGVDTPGYVTLLVAVTALAGVQMLMLGVVGEYVGRIYYEVKRRPHFLVKATNAGLPREQEGDRPARTGELARR, encoded by the coding sequence GTGCTGATCTCGATAGTTGTCCCGTGCTTCAACGAAGAGGAGATCATCGGCCGCTTCCACGACCATGTGACCGCCGAGCTTTCCCTGCTGGAGCAGGAATTCGAGCTGGTCTATGTCGATGACGGAAGTCAGGACCGGACGCTCCCTCTCCTCGAGGAGATCGCCGAGGCCGACCCTCGTACCCGCTATGTCTCCTTCAGTCGCAACTTCGGCAAGGAGGCCGCGATGCTCGCCGGCCTCCAGCACGCCGAAGGCGACGCGGTGGTCATCATGGACGCTGACCTCCAGCACCCTCCGGAGCTGGTCAGGCGCATGCTGACGCTGCACGAGGAGGGCTTCGACCAGGTCATCGCGCGCCGTACGCGCACCGGCGACCGGGTCACCAGGACCGTCACTGCCCGCGCCTACTACTGGCTGATCAACCGGCTGGTCGACGTGGAGCTGGTCGACGGCGTGGGTGATTTCCGGCTGCTGTCGCGCCGTACCGTCGACGCCATTCTCGAACTCACCGAGTACAACCGCTTCTCCAAAGGTCTGTTCGCATGGGTGGGTTTCCGCACGACGACCTTCAGTTACGAGAATGCACTGCGTGAGCAGGGACGTTCCAAATGGAGCTTCGGAAAACTGCTCAACTACGGTCTCGACGGACTTCTCTCCTTCAACAACAAGCCACTGCGTGCCGCCGTCTATCTCGGTCTCGTCCTGCTCACCGTCGCCATGGCGTATTCCGCCTTGATCGTCGGTGTCGCCATGGTGAACGGCGTGGACACCCCCGGATATGTCACCCTGCTGGTGGCAGTCACCGCACTCGCCGGCGTCCAGATGCTGATGCTGGGGGTGGTCGGTGAGTACGTCGGCCGTATCTACTACGAGGTGAAACGGCGGCCGCACTTTCTGGTGAAGGCCACCAACGCCGGCCTCCCGCGCGAGCAGGAGGGAGACCGGCCCGCACGCACGGGGGAGCTCGCAAGACGATGA
- a CDS encoding YfhO family protein, with product MSTLESVRGRAAALAALITVGAVCTGDAVARSFPFGPRTRSVNDLGNQFVPFHAHLWDLLHGRADGGVLLNWQSGYGTSFLPDLGTYLTSPFSLLVGLFPRDGIDLAVYVVTLLKMATAAAAMTWLLFALHKGGRWWMASVLGASYALCGWSVVEASYNPMWMDGLVAFPLLCLVGEWARTARRPVLGPLLVTVAWVANFYTAYMATIGAALVLAVRLLLSDGDARERIRALLRAVRSVLLGIAVATPVLIPVFLGSKHAYPGWTKEFAPAGWGDVFARTLPATYSFFTPAVFLGSGALLLACALAFNSAVPRRERLLWSGLAAATLVSLQWAPTHLVWHVFATPNGSPYRQTFVFAGILVIAAWICLAYDWPGRRALLGGGAVIALVALGATSSELITAWTFPLFAAGIAAVLGGLLLARRGKYVVVAALLLCGALVGQAAATTAYADRQRLGRLDDYPAWGEQHSERAAAVARADGWPEYRTDVGRDQITGNDAILMGGQGGSYYSSHTPDVFTRTLAALGAGWTSNGRSVQSLDNPVTDAIFSVGARVRTLPGEHPRAIRAEQTPPLVTVRTTEPRGRYGWNPFRNQELLLGSPVYGAPVGGSCPVGSEVFLWAPNYTGKARLGDAEWVTLRGGQPKRRAALTSLGVVNSPDSKVSYSKGTPRTTLGCLDRAKLGAAVAELTATGAVSMRVTESGVRAELPPGTRGTAVLAAPRIAGWSCNGRPAGSYLGLVAVPLAEGSTTVDCSFRPPGLRAGALTGSAGLLALIALGVLPGARTRMRSRTSGAGTGAGPDAGAGAGAGAGAGADKGARISAGTVNTPRR from the coding sequence ATGTCGACCTTGGAATCCGTGCGCGGCCGCGCTGCCGCCCTCGCCGCGCTGATCACCGTCGGTGCCGTGTGCACCGGTGACGCCGTCGCCCGCAGTTTCCCGTTCGGGCCCCGCACCCGCAGCGTGAACGACCTCGGCAACCAGTTCGTCCCATTTCACGCCCACCTGTGGGATCTGCTGCACGGCCGCGCCGACGGCGGAGTCCTGCTCAACTGGCAGTCCGGGTACGGCACCAGCTTCCTGCCCGACCTCGGGACCTATCTGACCAGCCCCTTCTCTCTGCTGGTCGGACTCTTCCCGCGGGACGGGATCGATCTGGCCGTCTATGTGGTCACGCTGCTGAAGATGGCCACCGCCGCCGCGGCCATGACCTGGCTGCTGTTCGCGCTGCACAAGGGCGGGCGCTGGTGGATGGCTTCAGTGCTGGGCGCCTCGTACGCCCTGTGCGGCTGGTCGGTCGTCGAGGCCTCGTACAACCCGATGTGGATGGACGGGCTCGTCGCCTTCCCGCTGCTGTGCCTGGTCGGTGAGTGGGCGCGCACGGCGCGGCGGCCGGTCCTCGGGCCCCTCCTCGTCACCGTCGCCTGGGTCGCCAACTTCTACACCGCCTACATGGCGACCATCGGGGCCGCGCTGGTGCTGGCGGTCCGGCTGCTGCTGTCGGACGGCGACGCACGCGAGCGGATACGGGCGCTGCTGAGGGCCGTACGCTCCGTGCTCCTCGGGATCGCGGTGGCCACGCCCGTCCTGATCCCGGTCTTCCTCGGCTCGAAGCACGCCTACCCGGGGTGGACGAAGGAGTTCGCGCCCGCCGGCTGGGGCGATGTGTTCGCCCGTACGCTGCCGGCGACGTACAGCTTCTTCACGCCGGCGGTCTTCCTCGGCAGCGGCGCACTGCTGCTCGCCTGCGCGCTCGCCTTCAACAGCGCGGTCCCCCGGCGTGAACGCCTGCTGTGGTCAGGGCTCGCGGCGGCGACGCTGGTGTCCCTTCAATGGGCGCCCACGCATCTGGTGTGGCACGTCTTCGCCACACCCAACGGCAGCCCCTACCGGCAGACGTTCGTCTTCGCCGGCATCCTGGTCATCGCCGCCTGGATCTGCCTCGCGTACGACTGGCCGGGGCGGCGGGCGCTGCTCGGCGGCGGCGCCGTGATCGCGCTGGTCGCGCTCGGGGCGACCAGCAGCGAGCTGATCACCGCCTGGACCTTCCCGCTGTTCGCGGCCGGGATCGCAGCGGTGCTCGGCGGTCTGCTGCTGGCCCGGCGCGGGAAGTACGTCGTGGTCGCCGCCCTGCTGCTGTGCGGCGCACTGGTCGGACAGGCGGCCGCGACCACCGCGTACGCCGACCGGCAGCGGCTCGGCAGGCTGGACGACTACCCGGCCTGGGGCGAGCAGCACAGCGAGCGGGCGGCCGCCGTGGCCCGGGCGGACGGCTGGCCCGAGTACCGCACCGACGTGGGCCGTGACCAGATCACCGGCAACGACGCCATCCTGATGGGCGGCCAGGGCGGCTCGTACTACAGCAGCCACACGCCCGACGTGTTCACGCGCACACTGGCCGCGCTCGGTGCCGGCTGGACGTCCAACGGGCGCAGCGTGCAGTCCCTCGACAACCCGGTCACCGACGCGATCTTCTCGGTCGGCGCGCGGGTGCGCACCCTCCCCGGGGAGCACCCCCGGGCGATCCGGGCGGAGCAGACGCCGCCGCTGGTGACGGTACGGACCACCGAGCCGCGGGGCCGGTACGGGTGGAACCCCTTCCGCAACCAGGAGCTGCTGCTCGGCTCCCCGGTCTACGGCGCCCCGGTGGGCGGCTCCTGCCCGGTGGGCAGCGAGGTCTTCCTGTGGGCACCGAACTACACCGGCAAGGCCCGGCTCGGCGACGCGGAGTGGGTGACGCTGCGTGGCGGACAGCCCAAGCGGCGTGCCGCGCTCACCTCGCTGGGCGTGGTGAACTCCCCCGACAGCAAGGTGAGTTACAGCAAGGGCACTCCGCGTACGACGCTGGGGTGTCTGGACCGGGCGAAGCTCGGCGCCGCGGTGGCGGAGCTGACGGCGACCGGAGCGGTGTCGATGCGGGTCACGGAGAGCGGCGTACGTGCCGAGCTGCCGCCCGGCACTCGCGGGACGGCCGTGCTCGCCGCGCCCCGGATCGCGGGGTGGAGCTGCAACGGCAGGCCGGCGGGCTCCTACCTCGGCCTCGTCGCCGTACCGCTGGCCGAAGGCTCGACGACGGTCGACTGCTCGTTCCGGCCTCCCGGGCTGAGGGCGGGGGCGCTCACCGGATCGGCCGGGCTGCTGGCGCTCATCGCGCTGGGCGTGCTGCCCGGGGCCCGTACGCGGATGCGCAGTCGCACCTCCGGCGCGGGCACGGGCGCGGGCCCGGACGCCGGTGCCGGTGCCGGTGCCGGTGCCGGTGCCGGTGCAGACAAGGGCGCCCGCATCAGCGCAGGGACCGTCAACACTCCACGCCGGTAG
- a CDS encoding tachylectin-related carbohydrate-binding protein, protein MTLPAGSAQAASAPVTCGIGPTYMLDSAGRLTRSDMPSPLTGSALPAGGVIDTTWTGYGNMLAGPGASFYGIKSDGLYYSHRITATTTWDVHHRKISTGFAEFDNAGRKDDITIDRGGYIWTLTGDTLRWNRYDAAAQAFITGSGKIIASGWSRYDAIYAADKGVIYGRSATDGKLYRSRYDVTSQRWIEQHVLESAADWSDTKSMTSYGGDTLFRVKGSGAVAYYRFDEGIRDFPVYNKPVEAGGWAGYTAVSGASDGCRLDVNHTPSSPSVALENYSRASVTQSSAGSLEFAYTDNIGRLVHGRAADASNLNDVQWTTISGNEAFSGQPSLAEHTDGRVVVSAHNISGSVWQRNQAAKSSADWGGWINLAGAMAQHVVTGKTPSGLLVQFAVAADGKPWYRIQQRANVDFMGWTPLAGSGFTGPFTAVTVRDGIQLFGTNASGVLSTALFKEAGTLSSWSTLGAQGISGTPTVVVYPGYRLRVFATDGLGKVVTAAQSAEGGPYGEWSALGDAAQDNGNPVSLTVDGSPSAVISPLTGLTEVVVRGSDGSIYNTGETTQGSGAWRTWQKVSSEASATEPTAFTFTNSAGPAWAYSFRTPDNQTRVYQVQVTSSLSAMRTADKAPDFAGRALPRP, encoded by the coding sequence GTGACGCTTCCCGCCGGCAGCGCCCAGGCGGCCTCCGCGCCAGTGACCTGCGGCATCGGGCCCACGTACATGCTCGACTCGGCGGGCAGGCTGACCCGGTCGGACATGCCCTCCCCGCTGACGGGTTCGGCCCTGCCGGCCGGGGGCGTCATCGACACCACCTGGACCGGTTACGGGAACATGCTCGCCGGTCCCGGCGCGTCCTTCTACGGCATCAAGTCGGACGGGCTGTACTACTCCCACCGCATCACCGCCACCACCACGTGGGACGTGCACCACCGGAAGATCAGCACCGGCTTCGCGGAGTTCGACAACGCCGGGCGCAAGGACGACATCACCATCGACCGCGGCGGCTACATCTGGACGCTGACGGGCGACACCCTGCGCTGGAACCGCTACGACGCCGCCGCCCAGGCGTTCATCACCGGCAGCGGCAAGATCATCGCCTCCGGATGGAGCCGCTACGACGCGATCTACGCCGCCGACAAGGGTGTGATCTACGGGCGTTCGGCCACGGACGGCAAGCTCTACCGGTCCCGCTACGACGTCACCAGCCAGCGCTGGATCGAGCAGCACGTTCTGGAGTCGGCCGCCGACTGGTCCGACACCAAGTCGATGACCTCCTACGGCGGCGACACCCTCTTCCGGGTCAAGGGCAGCGGCGCGGTCGCGTACTACCGCTTCGACGAAGGCATCCGGGACTTCCCGGTCTACAACAAGCCGGTCGAGGCCGGCGGCTGGGCCGGGTACACCGCCGTCTCCGGCGCGTCCGACGGCTGCCGCCTCGACGTCAACCACACCCCGTCCTCGCCGTCCGTCGCGCTGGAGAACTACAGCCGCGCCTCGGTGACACAGTCGTCGGCCGGTTCACTGGAGTTCGCCTACACCGACAACATCGGGCGCCTGGTGCACGGCCGGGCGGCCGACGCCTCCAACCTCAACGACGTCCAGTGGACGACGATCTCCGGCAACGAGGCCTTCTCCGGACAGCCCTCCCTCGCCGAGCACACCGACGGACGCGTGGTCGTCTCCGCGCACAACATCTCCGGCAGTGTCTGGCAGCGCAATCAGGCCGCCAAGTCCAGCGCCGACTGGGGCGGCTGGATCAACCTGGCCGGTGCGATGGCGCAGCACGTCGTGACCGGGAAGACCCCCTCCGGGCTGCTCGTGCAGTTCGCCGTGGCCGCCGACGGCAAGCCCTGGTACCGCATCCAGCAGCGCGCGAACGTGGACTTCATGGGCTGGACGCCGCTCGCCGGCTCCGGCTTCACCGGCCCCTTCACCGCCGTGACCGTACGCGACGGTATCCAGCTCTTCGGCACGAACGCCTCCGGTGTCCTGAGCACCGCGCTGTTCAAGGAGGCCGGGACCCTGTCCTCCTGGTCCACGCTCGGCGCGCAGGGCATCTCCGGCACGCCGACCGTGGTGGTGTACCCCGGCTACCGACTGCGCGTCTTCGCGACGGACGGACTCGGCAAGGTCGTGACCGCGGCCCAGTCCGCCGAGGGCGGCCCCTACGGCGAGTGGAGCGCGCTCGGTGACGCCGCACAGGACAACGGCAACCCGGTCAGCCTCACCGTCGACGGTTCCCCGAGCGCGGTGATCTCCCCGCTGACCGGTCTCACCGAGGTCGTCGTCCGCGGCAGCGACGGCAGCATCTACAACACCGGTGAGACCACCCAGGGCTCCGGCGCCTGGCGCACCTGGCAGAAGGTCTCCTCCGAGGCCTCCGCCACGGAACCCACCGCGTTCACCTTCACCAACTCAGCGGGTCCGGCCTGGGCATACTCCTTCCGCACGCCCGACAACCAGACCCGCGTGTACCAGGTCCAGGTGACGTCGTCACTGTCCGCGATGCGCACCGCGGACAAGGCACCGGACTTCGCCGGGCGCGCGCTGCCCCGCCCGTAG
- a CDS encoding class I SAM-dependent methyltransferase, translating into MPSLLRNRLTKRVLHPAVAAVDHLLDRGAVRNAKPLRHELDVLRREMDELKRQQYAVGLLFDATARSGHRVPQERQIDMLVGAIETVSGGTEHARRNVVVAYRTLIAMEALAVGRIAGSTSNICGKLATVPLLSPPNGNILEIGTLHGLFASALVRMVHRAGIEPDLTIVDPLAGAQLQPGTSTGADPTGTPVREDVVRANLALGGSRAGLDARIQQGFSSDPEVRVAVSDRKYGVIIVDGDHSEEGVRADLEWVEEIAAPGGIVVLDDYGDVAWPGVQDALDKHLVGGTSRLRMLGRVATSAFLRAD; encoded by the coding sequence ATGCCCTCTCTGTTGCGCAACCGTCTGACGAAGCGAGTCCTGCACCCCGCGGTCGCCGCGGTCGACCACCTCCTGGACCGTGGTGCGGTCCGGAACGCGAAGCCCCTGCGGCACGAACTCGACGTCCTGCGACGCGAGATGGACGAGCTGAAGCGGCAGCAGTACGCGGTCGGGCTGCTGTTCGACGCCACGGCCCGCAGCGGCCACCGCGTCCCGCAGGAGCGGCAGATCGACATGCTCGTGGGCGCGATAGAGACGGTGAGCGGCGGCACCGAGCACGCCCGCCGGAACGTGGTCGTCGCCTACCGCACGCTGATCGCGATGGAAGCCCTCGCGGTGGGCCGGATCGCGGGCTCCACCTCCAACATCTGCGGAAAGCTCGCCACCGTTCCGCTGCTCTCCCCGCCCAACGGCAACATCCTCGAGATCGGCACCCTGCACGGGCTGTTCGCCTCCGCCCTGGTGCGCATGGTCCACCGGGCCGGTATCGAGCCCGACCTCACCATCGTCGACCCGCTGGCCGGAGCGCAGCTCCAGCCGGGCACCTCCACGGGCGCCGACCCCACCGGAACCCCGGTGCGCGAGGACGTGGTGCGGGCCAACCTGGCGCTCGGCGGCAGCCGGGCCGGCCTCGACGCCCGGATCCAGCAGGGCTTCTCCTCCGACCCCGAGGTGCGCGTCGCGGTCTCCGACCGGAAGTACGGCGTGATCATCGTGGACGGCGACCACTCGGAGGAGGGCGTGCGCGCCGACCTGGAGTGGGTCGAGGAGATCGCCGCCCCCGGCGGCATCGTGGTCCTCGACGACTACGGCGACGTGGCCTGGCCCGGCGTCCAGGACGCCCTGGACAAGCACCTGGTGGGCGGGACCTCGCGGCTGCGCATGCTGGGCCGGGTCGCCACGTCCGCGTTCCTGCGCGCCGACTGA